Proteins encoded within one genomic window of Terriglobales bacterium:
- the lspA gene encoding signal peptidase II yields MRKLHLLLAVIVLALDRVTKWAVAQKIALHENISVVPGFFRLTHVQNRGAAFGLFSDSASEYKVAVLVLFSLVALVVVSTLLWKNSHRLTTTGVGLALILGGALGNLWDRILTGHVVDFLLFYIGSYQWPAFNVADAAIVVGAALLVAEILFAKPPAQHVAAQR; encoded by the coding sequence ATGCGCAAGCTCCACCTGCTGCTCGCGGTCATCGTGCTCGCTCTGGACCGGGTCACGAAGTGGGCGGTCGCGCAGAAGATCGCGCTGCACGAGAACATCAGCGTGGTCCCGGGATTCTTTCGCCTGACCCACGTGCAGAACCGAGGCGCGGCATTCGGGCTGTTCTCGGACTCGGCCTCGGAGTACAAAGTGGCGGTGCTGGTGTTGTTCTCGCTGGTCGCCCTGGTCGTGGTCTCGACACTGCTCTGGAAGAACAGCCACCGCCTGACCACGACCGGAGTGGGGCTGGCGCTGATCCTGGGTGGGGCCCTGGGAAATCTGTGGGACCGCATCCTTACCGGCCACGTCGTCGACTTCCTGCTGTTCTACATCGGCAGCTACCAATGGCCGGCCTTCAACGTCGCCGATGCCGCCATCGTGGTCGGGGCCGCGCTGCTGGTGGCCGAGATCCTGTTCGCGAAACCCCCGGCACAACACGTCGCTGCCCAGCGCTAG